One genomic window of Bacteroidales bacterium includes the following:
- a CDS encoding UvrD-helicase domain-containing protein translates to MSEIIIYKASAGSGKTWQLTYEYLRILFSRPDDYRHVLAVTFTNKATEEMRNRILEELRQMAAGESTSLARRLIDDGIVPPGEMKEKASRILRILLHNFSRFTVTTIDSFFQRILKSFAREAGIPFYRELILDDKMVLEETIDQLFFHLNEHPFLQDWLVNYTLDRIRQGSSWNVHNEVSLLGKEILRESYPGALAPAQQSFSDEQREQWQGLLFGKEKKLKENLIATGKRACEIAGRFGLNVNDFAGKSRSVMAYFERLAAGTIAEPSDTLLSARTDETKWFSKTSEKKDLIRQAMDAGMLQLLEQSIETLRELYTIQTLTRNFYVWAILSDLAELLHEYLAEQNLHLLSDTHKILHQLI, encoded by the coding sequence ATGTCAGAAATTATCATTTACAAAGCCTCGGCCGGTTCAGGAAAAACCTGGCAACTCACTTACGAATACCTCCGGATTCTTTTTTCAAGGCCGGATGATTACCGGCACGTTCTGGCAGTAACCTTTACCAACAAGGCCACGGAAGAGATGAGGAACCGGATTCTCGAAGAACTTCGCCAGATGGCCGCCGGAGAGAGCACAAGCCTTGCCCGGCGACTGATTGACGATGGCATAGTGCCACCCGGTGAGATGAAAGAAAAAGCATCGCGCATTCTCCGCATCCTGCTCCATAATTTCAGCCGTTTTACCGTAACCACCATCGACAGTTTTTTTCAGCGGATCCTTAAAAGCTTTGCACGGGAGGCAGGAATACCTTTCTACAGGGAGCTTATCCTCGATGATAAAATGGTTCTGGAAGAAACCATCGATCAGTTGTTTTTTCACCTGAACGAACATCCCTTTCTGCAGGACTGGCTGGTGAATTATACGCTCGACCGCATCCGGCAGGGAAGCTCCTGGAATGTACACAATGAAGTCAGCCTGCTGGGCAAAGAGATCCTCCGGGAATCGTATCCCGGAGCGCTGGCGCCGGCACAGCAGAGCTTTTCTGACGAACAGCGCGAACAATGGCAGGGCTTGCTGTTTGGAAAAGAAAAAAAGCTGAAAGAAAACCTGATCGCAACAGGCAAACGGGCATGTGAGATTGCCGGCCGGTTTGGTCTGAACGTGAATGATTTCGCCGGAAAATCACGGTCGGTAATGGCCTACTTTGAACGACTGGCCGCAGGAACGATAGCGGAACCCTCCGATACTCTCCTATCTGCCCGCACTGACGAAACAAAATGGTTTTCAAAAACCTCGGAAAAGAAAGATCTGATCAGGCAGGCCATGGATGCCGGCATGCTGCAGCTGCTTGAACAAAGCATCGAAACCCTGAGGGAACTTTATACCATTCAAACGCTTACACGGAATTTTTACGTATGGGCCATCTTATCCGACCTTGCGGAACTTCTGCACGAGTACCTTGCCGAACAAAACCTGCATCTGCTTTCTGATACCCATAAAATTCTCCATCAGCTGATA